Proteins co-encoded in one Deltaproteobacteria bacterium genomic window:
- a CDS encoding RluA family pseudouridine synthase, whose product MCPVAEVRIPFEVEVNYAGWRLDRYLQEKLGRASRSRVQQLIRERLVHEEPRALKASTRVWPGLRFWLLKEEVPEPEGLPEHLGILFDDGAVLAVDKPAGLPVHPTARYFEHTLTSILGREHRDAEGLRPDPAHRLDRETSGVLLCGRRPEVTRRLKALFADHGEVEKRYLALCEGWPEEERFTVDAPLALIGEHAVRIRMSVVPPGHPGGAEARTRFTLRERYRDDAGRPLALLECALETGRQHQIRAHLHHRGLPLVGDKIYGADEQRFLRFLDDALSEEDLAALRLPRHALHAASIALPHPVSGERLEVEAPLPGDLAALISGLRAEPRP is encoded by the coding sequence CTGGGCCGCGCCAGCCGGTCGCGGGTGCAGCAGCTGATCCGGGAGCGGCTGGTCCACGAGGAGCCTCGCGCCCTGAAGGCCTCCACCCGGGTCTGGCCGGGGCTGCGCTTCTGGCTCCTCAAGGAGGAGGTCCCGGAGCCCGAGGGCCTGCCCGAGCACCTCGGGATCCTCTTCGACGACGGCGCGGTGCTGGCGGTGGACAAGCCGGCGGGGCTCCCGGTCCACCCCACCGCCCGCTACTTCGAGCACACCCTCACCTCGATCCTGGGCCGGGAGCACCGGGACGCCGAGGGCCTGCGCCCGGATCCGGCCCACCGCCTCGATCGGGAGACCAGCGGGGTGCTCCTCTGCGGCCGCCGCCCGGAGGTCACCCGGCGGCTGAAGGCCCTCTTCGCCGACCATGGCGAGGTCGAGAAGCGCTACCTAGCCCTCTGCGAGGGCTGGCCCGAGGAGGAGCGCTTCACCGTCGACGCCCCCCTGGCCCTCATCGGGGAGCACGCGGTGCGGATCCGGATGAGCGTCGTGCCCCCCGGCCACCCCGGCGGGGCCGAGGCGCGCACCCGCTTCACCCTGCGCGAGCGCTACCGAGACGACGCGGGGCGGCCCCTCGCCCTCCTGGAGTGCGCGCTGGAGACCGGGCGGCAGCACCAGATCCGGGCCCACCTCCACCACCGGGGCCTGCCTCTGGTCGGAGACAAGATCTACGGCGCCGACGAGCAGCGCTTCCTGCGCTTCCTGGACGACGCCCTGAGCGAGGAGGACCTCGCGGCGCTGCGCCTGCCGCGCCACGCGCTCCACGCCGCGTCGATCGCGCTGCCGCATCCGGTGAGCGGGGAGCGGCTGGAGGTCGAAGCGCCGCTGCCGGGAGACCTCGCGGCGCTGATCTCCGGGCTGCGGGCGGAGCCCCGGCCATGA